From Calothrix sp. PCC 6303, a single genomic window includes:
- a CDS encoding TolC family protein has product MFAPRLLFWSIAIAFAFPGAAKGTEAKTPPQVEKTQNTSTVAKAGNLQVSGRAADLIAANPTKVVTFSAPDEVSHPQKLKQGHGHKHKRKSSSSDRNLNFPKSAEAVKIRENQALSLEQVLAIAQRQNPELQAAILGLKRSQAGLQEAKAALYPNITLNGDITKSESPGNELSVERGVAAPQSDQAVTAFNGQAKLTYNIYTSGRRQATIRQAEEQLHFDKLAVESKAEEIRQNVTLRYYDLQLGDERVRITKAAVENAEASFRDSQSLESAGVGTKFDVLRSQVNLANAQQDLTNARSQQQIARRQLAALLNLPPTLTISAADSVKVAGLWNQKLEESVVQALQNRPELQQRIVEGNISEQKRKQALSQLGPQVALVATYDVLDQYNDNASGTDGYSVGVKASWNLYDGGAARAQAKQQRLNKAIAETNFVNQSNQVRFEVEQYYTQLQSNLENVQTTGAAVEQAQEALRLSRLRFQSGIGTQTDVISAENDLTRAEGNRVTAVLDYNRAYANLQRAISLGESQ; this is encoded by the coding sequence ATGTTTGCACCACGCTTGCTGTTTTGGAGTATTGCAATTGCATTTGCGTTTCCAGGTGCAGCTAAAGGTACTGAGGCAAAAACTCCTCCACAGGTAGAAAAAACCCAGAACACTTCAACAGTGGCAAAAGCAGGCAATTTACAAGTATCTGGACGTGCTGCTGATTTGATTGCTGCAAATCCAACTAAAGTTGTGACTTTTTCAGCACCTGATGAGGTTTCCCATCCCCAGAAACTCAAACAGGGGCATGGTCATAAGCATAAACGTAAATCCTCATCTAGCGATCGCAATCTGAATTTTCCTAAGTCAGCAGAAGCGGTAAAAATTCGGGAAAACCAAGCATTATCCTTAGAACAGGTTTTAGCGATCGCACAACGGCAAAACCCGGAGTTACAAGCGGCGATTTTAGGGCTGAAACGCTCTCAAGCTGGGTTACAGGAAGCGAAGGCGGCACTATATCCTAATATTACTTTGAACGGGGATATAACTAAAAGCGAATCTCCCGGTAATGAACTATCAGTAGAACGGGGGGTAGCTGCACCACAATCGGATCAAGCTGTCACAGCCTTTAATGGTCAAGCTAAACTCACCTATAATATCTACACTTCTGGACGTAGACAGGCAACAATTCGTCAAGCTGAAGAACAACTACACTTTGATAAGTTGGCAGTGGAAAGTAAAGCTGAGGAAATCCGCCAAAATGTCACCCTCCGCTACTACGATTTGCAACTAGGTGATGAGAGGGTACGCATCACCAAAGCTGCTGTGGAAAATGCCGAGGCAAGTTTCCGAGATTCTCAATCTTTGGAAAGTGCAGGTGTTGGTACCAAATTTGACGTTTTGCGATCGCAAGTTAATTTAGCCAATGCTCAACAGGATCTTACCAATGCGCGATCGCAACAGCAAATTGCTCGACGACAATTAGCAGCTTTGCTGAATCTTCCCCCCACATTGACAATTAGTGCTGCTGATTCGGTGAAGGTAGCAGGATTGTGGAACCAAAAACTAGAAGAAAGTGTAGTTCAAGCTTTGCAAAATCGTCCAGAATTGCAACAACGAATTGTCGAAGGCAACATCAGCGAACAAAAACGTAAACAAGCACTTTCCCAATTGGGACCTCAAGTAGCATTAGTTGCTACCTATGATGTGTTGGATCAGTATAATGATAACGCCAGCGGTACTGATGGTTATTCAGTGGGAGTGAAAGCTAGTTGGAATTTATACGACGGTGGAGCCGCTCGCGCCCAAGCAAAACAGCAACGGTTGAATAAAGCGATCGCTGAAACCAACTTTGTTAACCAAAGTAATCAGGTTCGCTTCGAGGTTGAGCAGTATTACACCCAATTGCAATCTAACCTGGAAAACGTCCAAACTACTGGTGCTGCCGTGGAACAGGCACAGGAAGCCCTCAGACTATCACGTTTAAGATTTCAGTCGGGAATTGGTACTCAAACTGATGTAATTTCCGCTGAAAACGATCTTACCCGTGCCGAAGGAAACCGAGTCACCGCAGTTCTAGATTACAACCGTGCCTATGCTAATTTACAACGTGCCATCTCTTTAGGAGAATCTCAGTAG
- a CDS encoding YnfA family protein: MQLINSLFYFIIAGLCEIGGGYLVWLWLREGKSPYLGVIGSILLIVYGFVATKQPTNFGRTYAAYGGIFIILSLIWSWKIDGFVPDKLDLIGGGIILGGILIMMYAPR; encoded by the coding sequence ATGCAGTTAATTAATTCACTTTTTTACTTTATCATTGCGGGTCTGTGCGAAATTGGCGGAGGTTACTTAGTTTGGTTATGGTTACGGGAAGGAAAAAGCCCTTACCTAGGGGTAATCGGCTCAATTTTGCTGATTGTTTACGGATTTGTAGCGACAAAGCAACCTACTAATTTTGGTCGCACCTATGCGGCTTATGGGGGGATATTTATTATTCTTTCCCTAATTTGGAGTTGGAAAATAGATGGTTTTGTACCCGACAAACTAGATTTAATTGGTGGGGGAATTATACTTGGAGGGATTTTGATCATGATGTATGCACCAAGATGA